One part of the Schistocerca piceifrons isolate TAMUIC-IGC-003096 chromosome 2, iqSchPice1.1, whole genome shotgun sequence genome encodes these proteins:
- the LOC124777506 gene encoding MAGE-like protein 2, which yields MHQKAWSRAAVLAWVAVAACVAAPGIEEDHDDGGGYGGYDHGGYDHGGGHVKIVKVTVPHPVPVEVPHPVPVAVPQSYPLHIKVPQFIEVPDVHNEQVTVEKPVAVPVEKIVPFPVERPVPVHIEKQVPVPVPKPYPVKVPIVKTIHHYVKHKW from the exons ATGCACCAGAAG GCGTGGTCTAGAGCAGCAGTGCTGGCCTGGGTGGCGGTGGCGGCGTGCGTCGCGGCGCCCGGCATCGAAGAGGACCACGACGATGGCGGCGGCTACGGCGGCTACGACCACGGCGGCTACGACCACGGCGGCGGCCACGTCAAGATAGTGAAGGTGACGGTGCCGCACCCGGTGCCGGTCGAGGTGCCGCACCCGGTGCCCGTGGCGGTGCCGCAGTCGTACCCGCTGCACATCAAGGTGCCGCAGTTCATCGAGGTGCCCGACGTGCACAACGAGCAGGTGACGGTGGAGAAGCCGGTGGCGGTGCCCGTCGAGAAGATCGTGCCCTTCCCCGTGGAGCGGCCGGTGCCCGTGCACATCGAGAAGCAGGTGCCCGTGCCCGTGCCCAAGCCCTACCCCGTCAAGGTGCCCATCGTCAAGACCATACACCACTACGTCAAGCACAAGTGGTAG